agcaaagtccagaacactcgttagtgtgcgaccccataggttcaatactaaatcggtagtaaattgatcatatcaatatactaatcaagggtagcaacactccttaacgaccggatggcataaagtatacaatttactctcaagaaccagtagaagaataatgtagtaattccttctgtccttataACTCTGGTCACCCTATGATAtagttcaactgtcaaatcctaataggcgaccaactatgtgttcatgtcaaatataatcgactattgagtgacctaagaaactcttttcttctatCATTCAATTTCTCTGACCAAAGTCTTAatttggtcgtttataattcatgacaacatggagcttaaactcattgcCAAGAGTTGATAGATTCCATCTTGaccaatcactaattctacaagtatttaattgtactcaatatcctttcaactattgcCCTaaggccataggtgtctagtatcaaagcacaataaataacttgtcaattattATGATGATCTCATGccaaaggaaactcttacatcacattcatCAAGAGAATATcttattgacagtttatggtaattctaaccattagaaattatccaatgagtcggttcaatgatcGTATCTCTATATGTatcatctatctatgtgatttagttaatgagatcaactaatctttatctaATAAAGACGATCAcctaaatattgatctaaccggattattaatgtccaaattaataatcctacgatcaagaacaaatttagattaaattataagaaactttACTCTCATTGTCATGATCTCTATCATGAtgtcaagtctcaaaatttaatcaaggaccttatcaaatgccatatatatattttatatcaaataaagttcataaaaatatgttcaaatcatcatatATGAtattggatctagggcatatctactATATTCCTATCATTAACAGCTTCACAACTTTTAAAATTAACAATATGAAAGATTAATTAGATAAGTTTTTACCATGTTGAGCATAACAAGACCACATTCGTTAAACTAATAGATCTCTCATGTTAAATACACCACAATATCCTCACATCTTTTGAATCGTTGACACCTAGTTTGCCCAAAGAGTAAGACGAGAGATTAAGACATTGGCATTACTGGCTCAGTGAACCATGATTGGATACCCTTCAAGAGCTTCTGGAACTTCTATGTCATTCCAAATCTCCAGAAGTATGTCACTGACAATTCTATAAATGGCATTAGAGGAATAGCTTTACAATTGTAAACTTCAAGTCTCACAAATATAAGGCAGATAGCAAAATAGATTGAAGTCATCTAGCAAAAGCAAAAGATTAAAGAGTCTGTCAGACAACCATTAAACCATCCCAGCACTAATGGTTGGGGCTGAGAACGTGGTTTTCTGTCTCCTTAGAACTCAAGGATACAGTGGTACGAGCCTATAGAACAGATCCTGTTCAAGTAAGGTCGTATCCATTCAAGTTGCTTTACTGATATATAAATACTTCCTTAGCTGAGTTGCTTGGCAATGTGGCACTCTGGccaaaaatgtcaaatatgtgtggaatctaagtatgttaaacatctttataagtcagttgaaagaaattcaaatcctttagacttaattcacacagatatttgcgacatgaagtcaataccatctcacggtggaaagaagtatttcataacttttattgacgacagtactcgatattgctatgtttacttacttaatagtaaagatgaagcaatagatgcattcaggcaatacaaaaataaagttgaaacgcaacttaacaagaaaattaaaatgataagaagtgataggggtggcgaatatgaatctccttttgaagaaatatgtctaGAATATGGAATAATTCATCAAGCAACTGCCCCTTACACGGCCCAatccaatgggattgcggaaagaaagaatcgttcattaaaggagatgatgaacgcattgttgataagttctagtttgccacagaacttgtggggggaagccgttcttacggctaaccggacactaaatcgagtaccccatagcaaaacacaatccattccatatgaaaaatggaaaggaagaaaacccaacttgaattattttaaagtgtgggggtgtttggcaaaagtgcaaattcctaaacccaaaagagtaaaaataggaccgaaaatcgttgattttgttttcataggatatgcgatcaatagtaaagcatatcgatttctggttcataaatcagaaaattccgacattcataataatacggttatagaatcagataatgctgaattctttgaaaatatatacccGTATAACTAGGAATGTGAGTCGATTGGTAAAGGATccaaacgacctcgggaagaaacaaaagaaagtatatttAATCAGGAGggtccaagacgtagtaaacgtcaaagaatgtCTACtttatttggaccagattttgtgactttcttattggaaaatgagcctcgaacatttaaagaagctatatcttcttcggaatcattgttttggaaagaggcagtcaatagtgaaatagaatccatattgaataaccatacatgggaattggttgatcttactcctggaaataaacctttgggttctgaatgaatttttaagaggaaaatgaaagatgatggcactattgataaatataaggcaagacttgtagtcaaagggtatagacagcgagaaggtcttgattattttgatacatactctctggttacaagaattacgtccatgcgaatgttagtagcattagctgcactttatggtcttgaaattcatcaaatggacgttaagacggccttcttaaatggagacttggaggaagaaatctacatggaacaacctgaagggtttgtggtccctggtaaagaaaagaaagtatgtagacttgttaagtttCTTtatggactaaaacaagcaccaaacaatggcatgcaaaatttgaccaaacaatgttgtcaaatggttttaagataaatgaatgtgataaatgtgtgtacattaaaaatgttccaaattacatagtcattgtttgcttatatgtggatgatatgctgataatgagtaatgacattgccaacataaatgcgactaagcgtatgctaactagcaagtttgatatgaaggacttgggagttgctgatttaattcgggattaagatcaataagattTCTCAAGGTCtagcattgtcacaatctcattatattaagacagtacttgaaaaattcaagcacttagggtttaaagttgcaaagactccaattgacgtgaatcttgcattagcaaagaacaaaggcaagcatatcacaattggattatgctcgtgtgttgggatgtttaatgtatatcatgaattgtacacgaccagatatagcttgtgctataagcaaattgagtcgatacacaagcaatccaggtcaatctcattggatggcaatgaaacgagttttgggatatttagaacatacccagaactttgctttgcactacagtaaatatcctgcggtgattgagggatattgtgatgcaaattggatcaccggttcaactgattctaagtccacaagtggatatgtattcactattggtggaggagcggtatcttggaagtcgtccaagcaaacttgtattgcccgctctacaatggaaactgaattcatagccttagataaagccggtaaagaagctgaatggctccggaatttcttggaagacattccattttggccaaaaccgttggcaccaatatgcatacattgcgatagtcaagctgcaattcaaagggctgggagcgtgatgtataacggtaaatctcgtcatatacgacgaagacataaaaccgttaggcaattactctctagaggaattttcacaattgactatgtaaagtcaagcgataatgtatcggatccacttacaaaaggcctaactagagaggtagttgagaaatcatcgaggggaatgggactatggcaGAGAACAAGCCattatggcggtaactctacctagaagactggagatcccaagatctaggttcaaggagattaaacaaagtcattaatgacggttcaacattgtcaactaaaagtttggtccattctcgtgatgagataatgttcagtaccaaggataaagcattaaggctttttaatgatttctaaatttgatacggggtatatcaaatagtgtatctatgggatgacacgtttaggaatcacctatgcaagtgtgaagtgttagctgcttcaaggagaattttgtaaggccaaTTCTCTATGCACTTATTAAACCAGGCGATGTTcttggctgaaacgaacacaacaatgagagccaaagacggttaagggttggttgtgtgacttatggttgtctaggtatacaccaaagattgacggttcaaagatatcaaatctactgattgaccgagtatatccgacataagttcactacagaaagttcaaagggaaacctacttatcctgatacaattaatccttgcttgcgaatcacacagttttttcatgcatatttccatgatatagccattccccattcatgtgggggattgttggattttttaagcttaaatgtagcttaaaagagggtgaatgggaaatggaggaaaactaaaaatatttgagtttccctccttgacaaagggatattatcccatattggaagaagaaaagattttgatgggtatatatacaattacacttcttctagctcttaaagagttaagaagaaggcaagtctcgcgtcgtcgtcgtcgctcgcttcCTCGCCTCGGCTTCGTCtttggattcggatttggtcaaatgatcgattgattgattaatattttggaccaaatttatttgttaatagtaaatattaacagaattgttattaaatattaatattaaatctaATCTAtttttgtaaaagacatttacaaaacagtttgcacctcttcagatttgaagaaacagttggtacctcttcggatttgaagagttgcacctcttcagtttgagctcaacattggctataaaaaccagtccattctctcagattttccatacgaatttctgacttctcctcctttcttctgtaTTGTTTTAACTATAAACAAAGCATCAGTAAGTGTGATTTACTACcgatctttgtgttcgctgaaatattggtgtttgaagtatcgctacaccagtgtgtaattcgttctatcctgggagaaaataatctacaaccttgggtactaggaggggattaaattccttaaggaaacactgtgaattcagtgggctcgaattaaattctgtttcttttacatttatgttattttatcttctccataattattttacaaatacaactaaataacaagcttaaggaattaaatattttctgtatttgtgttatattCACTGTTTCTGAGAGACTAAAACCTGTGTAGTTTTCTACTCcagtggagattaaaatctacatgATTTTAATGTttatttgtgtcattcttttacagaaatgacGAATGACAACGGGAACCAGACTGTTCCTATGgtaactgccaacgcatcgacaagccgaacaacaccggcattggcaccggcagaaaaaccctgaaaattttccgggattgacttcaagcgctggcagcagaagatgttcttctacttgatgACTTTAAGTCTGCAGAAGTTCattaaggaagatgttcctgttcTGCCCGACGAAACTCCAaaaaatgaacgctttctcgtgactgAGTCGTGGAAGCATTCTAATTTTCTATACAAGAATTACATTCTTAGTGGACTAGAGGACAATCTGTATAACATCTATAGTAATATGGAGACGTCAAAACAACTGTGGATAGCGCTTGAAAGGAAATACAAAACGGAAGATGCCGGGTTAAAAAAATTCGTTGCCACTAAATTTTTGGACTATAAAATGGTAGACAGCAAGtatgttattacccaagtccaagaattgcaagtgattattcacgatctccttgctgaaggtataagtcaaattaatactaatgttgaaaatattaattatattgtttCTACTAGCAGAATTTTCACtaaaggtcttgtcatcaatgaagcgttccaagttgcagcaatgattgaaaagttgcctcctttgtggaaggacttcaaaaactatttgaaacacaaatgaaaggagatgtcccttgaagatctcattgttcggttgagaatcgaagaggacaataaagctgctgaaaagaaaggatgtggaaactcaacaataatgggagcaaacattgttgaggatagaaagaggaagaaggcttatgGACCAAAaagcaacccaagcaagaagcggttcaacggaaattgctacaactgtggaaaagCTGGACACAGATCTGCAGATtgtcgtgctccaaagaaagacaagaagaagggtcaagcaaacatggttgaaaagcaTGAAGATATCgatgacttgtgtgctatgctTTCTGAATGCAACCTGGTAGGAAATtctaaggagtggtggattgattctggagccactcgccatgtttgtacttttagagaagcatttgctacttatgctcttgTTGGACCCGAAGAGACGCTTTCTATGGAAAATTCTGCAACGGCAAAAATTAAAGGATCTGGAAAGATATTTATGAAAATGGCTCCATTGCCCGAACGCCACAAGGGCTGTTAATCAAACTCTGGTCTAATGGACAGAATTCATCCACCAGACTTGGTTTTCTGTCTCTTTAGAACTCAAGGATAAGGTGGAACGAGCCTATAGAACAGATCCTGTTCAAGTAAGGTCGTGTCTGTTCGTGTTACTGCAACTTAATATAAAGACTTACCTAGCTTGTCGATGTGGGAGGCAAGGCCAAAAAAAGGAAGGAGTATTTAATTCTTCTAACGTCTTTATGAGTCAACAACTATGACCAAAATAAACTACAACTACCTTATTGTTTATTCTAACTATATTTTTAAGTTTCTTCTTAAAAGTTTTCATTGAGTAGACGAGTTTGATTAGAGTTGGACTAGATATAATGTATTTTCCACATGTATAAGCttgtttaatatatttaaaaatatttcccCAAACAATCGTAATAACTCCAGGATTACAAAATTTAAGTTGGCATTTGAACATATGAATTGTGAAATTCCAGAAAAAAAGTGAAAtcttttttcaagtgaaaatggtatttgaaaattaaagttgTATTTAAACATGAATACAATTTAGAggtgtttttgaatttttgtgagtgatttgaagtgaaaatttagaaaaaatagtttttggagtttttaaaattttcgttCACTTCaagtaaaatttgaaattttaatggccaaagtaaaaaaaaattgaaaaaaagtataaaaaaaattatggccaaacgggccctAAGATTTTTCCAAACTATGTAAGAATTACAACTTATTTTATAGGATTTTTTATATAGGATAGGAGATTATAAGATAAGGAATCGAAACCTCACCGTCAAGGTTGTTATAGAGTTTTTTTTTTGACAGAGAGAGAAAAACACCTAGAGACAAATAGAGAAGAAATCCCTAAAGCACTTCCAAAAGTAAGAAAACAAGACATCACTGTGAGAGTGGAGTTGAGAACGTGTGCTCGAGCCAATTGATAGGTATGTTAATGACACACTTAAAAAACTAATTGGGCTTTGGATTGGTTAGGGGTTGGGCGAACGCAGGTCCCGCTATCATAAATTAGGAAAACTATCGGTTATGTTCATTTATAAGTCGTTTATTACAAAAATTggttaattcataaaatattactaatattagccaattagttatttgtagcaaaaaaaaagtcaaatttttgctttctttagagtgggtgttattagaatagattgggtacatcttaaggagcttgaatctcagttttgggatgatttggtggagttttgagatgatttgaattgaaaattcgaggtagaagatgaacatgaaaaaaaatgatatgtgtatcacattgtgtatcatttgtgtatcacatatgcaTCATATGTGtctcacatgtatatccatgtatacatgTATGTGAGATACA
This sequence is a window from Nicotiana tomentosiformis chromosome 5, ASM39032v3, whole genome shotgun sequence. Protein-coding genes within it:
- the LOC138892009 gene encoding uncharacterized protein, which translates into the protein MGANIVEDRKRKKAYGPKSNPSKKRFNGNCYNCGKAGHRSADCRAPKKDKKKGQANMVEKHEDIDDLCAMLSECNLVGNSKEWWIDSGATRHVCTFREAFATYALVGPEETLSMENSATAKIKGSGKIFMKMAPLPERHKGC